From Corticium candelabrum chromosome 13, ooCorCand1.1, whole genome shotgun sequence, a single genomic window includes:
- the LOC134188792 gene encoding uncharacterized protein LOC134188792 produces MARFSLCVFLLTFLVGRGYSSSILEHVRTRSRSSSETDGHERLQEVGKSDHSRVIINYQGSPRLCKASPKVVAAFENLLGNVSEAKSSTKRREISTMSFLYVLKSSDSPDRRLPLARKLQDQLWYILNDLEQVRATEVVNNVSSRIDNWYDVVTPFVEDLQTVDLTPVKLWLNTTYLNFRNQYAVYGNLMENVTSLVCDSLTRTTSNTLVKALNEVSTDFVAQMEVIGHQWDTMRKKLVRLSRHVLNLSGMLHDINRTSAQIESLWIHVRKLNVSFSQLGRQLRPHNHRHDDLFDILVSRINRSWKTALTRYIPNINDALLTRLTESMIAVRQAQENLQMAMININSETFRALGAYNGQENSTKMPPAFKELAMLLRALDSLPTDEKKRWISDGERHARKIINKMQTRVTS; encoded by the coding sequence ATGGCACGATTTTCTCTCTGCGTCTTTCTTCTCACCTTTCTCGTCGGACGTGGATACTCTAGTTCGATTCTAGAGCATGTTCGGACCAGGAGTCGCTCATCAAGCGAGACCGACGGGCACGAACGGCTGCAGGAAGTTGGAAAAAGCGACCACTCGCGGGTGATTATCAATTACCAGGGAAGCCCACGACTGTGTAAGGCGAGTCCAAAAGTCGTAGCGGCGTTCGAGAATCTGTTAGGCAACGTTAGCGAGGCGAAATCGAGCACGAAACGACGAGAGATAAGTACAATGTCGTTTCTTTACGTTCTGAAGTCGTCCGACTCTCCTGACCGACGTCTTCCGTTGGCTCGAAAACTACAGGATCAACTGTGGTACATACTGAACGATTTAGAGCAAGTACGAGCGACCGAAGTCGTCAATAACGTCAGCTCGAGAATAGACAACTGGTACGATGTCGTCACACCATTCGTCGAAGATTTACAGACTGTTGACCTAACGCCAGTGAAGCTCTGGCTTAACACGACTTATTTAAACTTCCGCAACCAATATGCAGTCTATGGTAATCTAATGGAAAATGTGACATCGTTAGTGTGCGATTCCCTAACACGAACAACATCGAACACACTAGTGAAAGCTCTCAATGAAGTCTCAACCGATTTTGTCGCACAGATGGAGGTGATTGGACACCAATGGGACACGATGAGAAAAAAGCTAGTGCGACTATCCAGGCACGTCTTGAATTTGTCCGGCATGCTTCATGACATCAACCGAACCAGTGCGCAAATCGAAAGTCTCTGGATTCACGTGAGGAAGCTCAATGTGTCGTTCAGTCAACTCGGACGCCAACTCCGTCCGCACAACCATCGCCATGATGACCTATTCGACATTTTAGTTTCTCGCATTAACCGAAGTTGGAAAACGGCTCTAACTCGTTACATTCCCAATATAAACGACGCACTACTAACGAGACTGACCGAATCCATGATTGCAGTCAGACAGGCCCAAGAAAACCTGCAGATGGCGATGATTAATATAAATTCGGAAACATTTCGGGCTCTCGGAGCCTATAACGGACAAGAAAACAGTACGAAGATGCCTCCAGCGTTCAAAGAATTAGCTATGCTGCTTCGCGCCTTGGACTCGCTGCCGACCGACGAGAAGAAGAGATGGATATCAGACGGCGAGAGGCACGCCCGCAAAATCATAAACAAGATGCAAACGCGAGTTACAAGTTAG